A stretch of the Desulfobacterales bacterium genome encodes the following:
- a CDS encoding ABC transporter permease yields MNTWRRFKNSYLFYNFKQDPVAIGSFCVLSVLVIISILAPVVVPHDTYDTATIDILDAETPPAWMDNGSETFLLGTDIQGRDLLSTMIFGLRTSLLIGVGAVLFQAFLGIAVGLLSGYFGGKLDAFLMRIADIQFSIPYLIVAIFASAIFKLAFGVGRWEEMALPLLIIIIGMSEWPKYARTVRASVLGEKNKEYVEAARVIGISGWRIIFRHILPNTMTPVLVLSTIQVANAVMSEAALSFLGLGMPITKPSLGSLIRSGFEYIFSGSWWITFFPGVLLVIFLLVVLLLGDWLRDVLNPKLYKG; encoded by the coding sequence ATGAACACCTGGCGACGATTTAAGAATTCTTATCTGTTTTACAATTTCAAACAGGATCCCGTTGCGATCGGCAGCTTCTGCGTGCTGTCGGTTCTGGTCATCATCAGCATCCTGGCGCCGGTGGTGGTGCCGCACGACACCTACGATACGGCAACCATTGACATCCTGGACGCCGAGACCCCGCCGGCCTGGATGGATAACGGCAGCGAAACCTTCCTGTTGGGAACCGATATCCAGGGCCGCGACCTGCTCAGCACCATGATTTTCGGCCTGAGGACATCACTGCTTATCGGAGTGGGTGCGGTGTTATTCCAGGCCTTCCTCGGTATTGCGGTCGGTCTTCTTTCCGGCTATTTCGGGGGTAAGCTGGATGCATTTTTAATGCGCATCGCCGATATTCAATTTTCGATCCCCTATCTGATCGTGGCCATTTTTGCCAGCGCCATTTTCAAGCTGGCCTTTGGCGTCGGTCGCTGGGAAGAAATGGCACTACCCTTATTGATCATTATTATCGGAATGTCCGAGTGGCCCAAGTATGCCCGCACGGTACGGGCGTCGGTGCTGGGAGAAAAAAACAAAGAATATGTCGAGGCAGCCCGGGTGATTGGCATCAGTGGCTGGCGGATTATTTTTAGACACATATTGCCCAACACCATGACACCGGTTCTGGTGCTCTCGACCATCCAGGTGGCCAATGCCGTCATGAGTGAGGCCGCACTTTCGTTTCTGGGATTGGGCATGCCCATCACCAAGCCCTCCCTGGGGTCTTTAATCCGGTCCGGTTTTGAATACATATTCAGCGGATCCTGGTGGATTACCTTTTTCCCGGGCGTCTTGCTGGTCATTTTTCTCCTGGTTGTTTTACTGCTCGGAGACTGGCTGCGGGATGTGCTCAATCCTAAACTATATAAAGGCTAA
- a CDS encoding ABC transporter ATP-binding protein, which yields MSHLLEVKDLEVKFALWSGELTAIDGVSFTLDRGERLGIVGESGAGKSVTGFAIINLISRPGYISGGKVVFENQELNRLPEEEMRAIRGNRISMIFQDPMMTLNPVLTIATQMTETVLAHENVSKADALDIALEKLKKVHIPSPEKRLEQYPHECSGGMRQRIVIAIALLTNPGLIIADEPTTALDVTIQAEIMDLLLELCASEKMGLILITHDLGVVSQITEKIVVMYAGKIVESGPTQSVVQDPKHPYTQGLIKALPGIIPPGSRLNQIPGMMPNLTEIPQGCAFHPRCMISDSICSAEVPTLISKEQQGRIVACHMIK from the coding sequence ATGAGTCACCTACTTGAAGTTAAAGATCTGGAAGTTAAATTTGCCTTATGGTCAGGCGAATTGACCGCCATTGACGGTGTCAGCTTCACGCTCGACCGGGGTGAACGCCTGGGCATCGTGGGTGAAAGCGGAGCCGGAAAGTCGGTTACCGGCTTTGCCATCATTAATCTGATCAGCCGGCCCGGCTATATTTCCGGTGGTAAGGTTGTATTTGAAAACCAGGAACTCAACCGCCTGCCCGAGGAAGAAATGCGTGCCATTCGCGGCAACCGCATCAGCATGATATTTCAAGATCCCATGATGACGCTCAATCCGGTTCTGACCATCGCCACCCAGATGACCGAAACCGTATTGGCCCATGAGAATGTCAGCAAAGCCGATGCCCTGGACATCGCCCTGGAAAAATTAAAAAAAGTCCATATTCCATCTCCCGAAAAAAGATTAGAGCAGTATCCCCATGAGTGCTCCGGTGGTATGCGGCAGCGTATTGTCATCGCCATTGCACTGCTGACCAATCCCGGTTTGATCATCGCAGATGAACCCACCACCGCCCTGGATGTCACCATTCAGGCCGAGATCATGGATTTATTGCTGGAATTATGCGCATCTGAAAAAATGGGCTTGATCCTGATCACCCATGACCTGGGCGTCGTCTCCCAGATCACCGAAAAAATAGTGGTCATGTATGCGGGCAAAATAGTAGAGAGCGGACCCACCCAGTCGGTGGTGCAGGATCCCAAGCATCCTTATACGCAGGGTTTAATTAAGGCCTTACCCGGTATCATTCCACCGGGCTCGCGTTTAAACCAGATCCCCGGCATGATGCCGAATCTGACGGAAATACCCCAGGGCTGTGCGTTTCATCCACGCTGCATGATCAGCGACTCGATCTGCAGCGCGGAGGTGCCAACCCTGATCAGCAAGGAACAACAGGGTCGCATAGTCGCGTGCCATATGATTAAATAG
- a CDS encoding ATP-binding cassette domain-containing protein, translating to MEPNNSLLTVKELVKHFDISGGLLDQLSWESGRMVRKKTTVKAVNAVSFAIKQRETLGVVGESGCGKSTLARAVMGLYPPNSGEIHYQDQRIDHLSPQQMLPFRKKMQMIFQDPYASLNPRMTVNKILAEPVYFHNRSITSQAAQDKVAEVMRQVGVDPAWAGRYPHEFSGGQRQRISIARALMVDPEFVVADEPVSALDVSIQAQILNLMMQAQEKRGLTYMFITHDLAVVKHISTRVAVMYLGTICELAQTQQLYERPHHPYTQALLSAIPELGIQKPKHLKLKGEVPTPIHLPSGCVFHGRCIYANERCKKEIPKLIQLDSGTQVACHGVEEKRI from the coding sequence ATGGAACCGAATAACAGCCTGCTAACCGTAAAAGAACTGGTTAAACACTTTGACATTTCCGGTGGTTTACTTGACCAGCTATCATGGGAGAGCGGCCGAATGGTTCGCAAAAAAACCACCGTCAAGGCGGTTAATGCGGTCAGTTTTGCGATCAAGCAGCGGGAAACATTGGGTGTTGTGGGCGAAAGCGGCTGCGGAAAGTCCACCCTGGCCAGAGCCGTTATGGGATTGTACCCGCCCAACAGCGGCGAGATACACTATCAGGATCAACGCATAGACCACCTGAGCCCCCAGCAGATGCTGCCTTTTCGTAAAAAAATGCAAATGATATTTCAGGATCCGTATGCTTCTTTAAATCCCCGCATGACGGTCAATAAGATTCTGGCTGAACCGGTCTATTTTCACAACAGGTCCATCACATCCCAGGCAGCCCAGGACAAGGTGGCCGAGGTGATGCGCCAGGTAGGCGTGGATCCGGCCTGGGCCGGGCGTTATCCGCACGAATTTTCCGGCGGCCAGCGGCAACGCATCAGCATTGCCCGCGCCCTGATGGTTGATCCCGAATTTGTCGTTGCCGATGAGCCGGTTTCAGCCCTTGACGTTTCTATACAGGCCCAAATTTTAAACCTGATGATGCAGGCCCAGGAAAAACGGGGCCTGACCTATATGTTTATCACCCATGATCTGGCAGTGGTAAAACATATCAGCACTCGCGTGGCGGTCATGTATCTGGGCACCATATGTGAGCTGGCGCAGACTCAACAACTATACGAACGACCGCATCACCCATACACGCAGGCGCTGCTGAGTGCCATTCCAGAGCTGGGCATACAAAAACCCAAACATCTGAAACTCAAAGGCGAAGTCCCAACACCTATCCACCTGCCCTCGGGCTGCGTGTTTCACGGCCGCTGTATCTATGCCAATGAGCGCTGCAAAAAGGAAATACCCAAACTGATCCAATTGGATTCCGGCACCCAGGTGGCCTGTCACGGCGTTGAAGAAAAAAGAATATAG
- a CDS encoding ABC transporter permease: MFAFIIRRIIQAIFVMLVISLFGFSIQHSIGDPVRDLVGERVTPAEREVIREQLGLNDPFYIQYFRFVKNACRGDLGLSFFYKKPALEVIISKAPATIELVIVTALILIVVSIPAGVYAAIYPKSWFSRIIMAVSTIGVAVPVFLTAIAFIYFFSVELGWLPSYGRGETVNIWGWESGFFTWDGLKHLILPSVSLSSIMLPLFIRLVRAEMMEILETEYIKFAWAKGLRRERVWFVHAFKNTLLPVITIFGVELGILVAFTILTESVFNWHGMGFMFIEAVERSDTSLLVAYLMVVGAIFVVINTIVDIVYGFVNPTVRIAGRK, translated from the coding sequence ATGTTTGCTTTTATCATCCGACGTATCATTCAAGCCATATTTGTGATGCTGGTCATTAGCCTGTTTGGGTTTTCGATTCAGCACTCGATCGGTGACCCGGTCAGAGACCTGGTGGGCGAGCGCGTCACACCGGCCGAGCGCGAGGTCATCCGCGAACAACTGGGCTTAAACGATCCCTTTTATATCCAGTATTTCCGTTTTGTGAAAAATGCTTGCCGGGGTGATCTGGGGTTATCCTTTTTCTATAAAAAACCGGCCCTGGAGGTTATTATATCCAAGGCCCCCGCAACCATTGAACTGGTGATTGTCACGGCCCTGATCCTGATTGTGGTATCCATCCCGGCGGGCGTTTATGCCGCCATCTATCCCAAAAGCTGGTTTTCACGGATCATAATGGCCGTCAGTACCATCGGGGTTGCGGTTCCGGTGTTTCTGACCGCCATTGCCTTTATCTATTTTTTCAGCGTGGAATTGGGCTGGCTGCCATCCTACGGGCGCGGTGAAACGGTCAACATCTGGGGCTGGGAAAGCGGTTTTTTTACCTGGGATGGTCTCAAGCACTTAATCCTGCCCAGCGTATCGCTCTCATCGATCATGCTGCCGCTTTTCATTCGACTGGTGCGGGCGGAAATGATGGAAATTTTAGAGACCGAATATATTAAATTTGCCTGGGCCAAGGGCCTCCGACGCGAACGCGTCTGGTTCGTTCATGCTTTTAAAAATACTCTGCTGCCGGTAATCACCATATTTGGCGTCGAGCTCGGAATTCTGGTGGCTTTTACCATTTTGACGGAATCGGTTTTTAACTGGCATGGGATGGGATTTATGTTCATCGAAGCGGTCGAACGCTCGGATACCTCTTTACTGGTGGCCTATTTGATGGTGGTGGGTGCGATTTTCGTGGTCATCAACACCATCGTTGATATTGTGTACGGGTTTGTCAATCCCACGGTAAGAATAGCAGGCAGAAAATGA